One Archangium violaceum genomic window, CACCGGACTGAATTGCCGCGCGTTCTTCGACGATTCCGGCAGGCTGAAAAACCTCACTGCGGCGGCTATCGTCGAGGAGTTTTTAGAACGGGGAGACGCCGACAGGTACCAGCCAGGCGTTCGCTACTTCTTCGGCCATCGAATTCCAGACTGAATGCGCCTGAGTGCAAGCGCCGCACGGAAAGACATCCCGACATCGACTTCCGGAAGCGCGAAACCTTCGCGTACGCATGCGAGGCCCGCAGTCGCATCCTCAAGGCCGGCGTCAGCACGCGGGAGCGCCTGGCCCCCCGCCGAGGAGTACGCGGCCCTGCGCGGCACCATCCGACGAGCGCGTGTCGGTGGACGACGTGGCGGAGCTCGTCCGAGACTCCGAGGCGGCGAGGAATGGGTGGAAGTCGTGAGGGCTCACGGTGCGCATGCCCCGAGGAAGCATCGAGCACCCGTTGTGCGAGCAACCCACCTGCCCTTCAAAAGGGCGTCGCATAGGCACTCGGAGTCACGACGGAGTCTTGAGCTCCCGGGCAGTGCTCAGTGCGGAGGCCACACCGGGCCAGTCTTCCTGCCACGAACCGCGAGAAGCATTGTGGCGAGTTCGGAGGGCACGATGCAGGCATTCGTCGATTTTGTACAAAAATACCGCCCTGGATTCTCCGATGAAATTCTTCCTGCGGATGAATACGACATAAGAGTCCTGGAGAGGCGCGCTGGCCCTCTTCCTGGTTTCTACCGTCGCTTCTTGGAGAAAATGGGAGCAAATATGGGTGGCCTTGAGCTTGCCGACGCCTCCCTTTCCATTGACGGAGCACTCGGCGCCTACACCTTGGCTTGGCTTCAAGGTGGCCGGTACATCTTTTTTGCAGGAGACAATGGAGTTACTGGATGGCACTGGTTCCTTGATCGGGCAAGTCCCCATGGAGCCGATGATTGCTTGGTCGTAAATAGGCTGCTGGAAGAAAACTACCCTCCCCAGGGCAGCCACCCGATGTACGTGGGTCTGGAGGAATTCCTCTACTACGAGGCCTTCAAGGAGGTCCGAATGTCGCAACTGCCCTTCCGACGGAAATTCTCCACGCCTGAGGATGTCAAGGCCGCAGCTGGCTACCGCTCGGATTCAGTGACTGCGCTGGCCGAGGAGAAAGGCTTCAAGCGAATTCCCCCCGCTGAGCACTGCGCGCTTTTCGAGCGAGGAGACGCCGCGATTTCACTCTACCGGCACCCAACACAGCCCACCTTCTCCTTCGTGGTTGGCTGCGAGGACGCAGCGGAGGCGGAGCGGCTAGCACGGGATTTCGAGATGAAAACGGGACTGAAGGGCATCGTCACGAGGTAGGCGTTGTCATTATGCCTTCCCACCGGCAAGGAGTACGCGGCCTGCGCTGCGCCGGCCGACGAGCGTGTGTCGGTGGCCGAGGTGGTGGAGCTTGTCCGCGAGGCCGCGGCGGCGAGGAATGGGTGGAAGCGCATTCTTGCGCGGTATGCCCCAGCTTTTCGGGACGCGACTGGAAGCGTCCATGCGCCGCTGCATCATAGAGGAGAGGCGGCGAGCCTTCGTTGCCATGCGACGCAAGTCGGAGGAGACTGTGCCTTCCCGCCTGGCGTGTCAGGACACGCTTTTCATGGCCCGGTGTGACCTTGAGGTGCAGAAGTGCGGATGACCTGGTCAAAGCTTCTTGAGGCCCCCCCCTCCTTTGACGATGCCCGGCTTGCTCGCGTTCATGGAACGATGGAAGCCCGGTAGCACCCAGGGCTTCGTGCCGGCCACGGCCGACCAGATTGCCGCCCTGGCCAAGCCACATGGAGGGCTCAACGCGCTGCCTCGCGTATATCGTGAGTTCCTAGAGACGATGGGTGCGTCGACTGGCAGCCTGCGGTTGACGTTCGGCACGACCTCAATCTCAGCGCTTCTAGAGGACCGCGAGGATACTCAACGAGAGCGGCCGGACCCTCGCCGGTACCTCAAGATTGCTATCGGCGAGGACCTACCCGAGGATCGCTACCCAGACGAATTCCTCGAACTCGCTCATCCGACATCCGACAGGTGGGATGCGGCCATCTGCCGCATTCATGAAGACGCTCTAGTTCGCGGCGAGAATACGCCCAAGCGACCCTTTCAGACGTTCTCCGACTGGCTACGCGCGATAGCTGTGTCCAGAGTTGCCTTTGAGGCCGATCCACAGAATCAAACACAGTCCTACGGCCTTGGAGAGAAACCTGAGGCTGTCGCCAGGGCGTACGAGTTCTTTGCTCGTTTGGGATTCTCTTTCACCGAACTTGGAGCCTCGCCGTCTGTTATTCCTCTGGAGCATCGGGATTGCGGCGCAATTGTCCTACTCAGCGCGCCTTCGTCATGGCTCCCAAGCACTGGTGTCGAGTTGCGCGCGCGTGACAAGACACAGCAACGGATTCTGGAGGAAGTCATCAGCGACCACAAGGCGGAGTTGAGCGGTGGATGACGAGGTTCGCTACGCCTAAAGTCTGGCGAAGTCAACGCCAAGTCGCTGCGGAGGAGGCGGCGGCGGCGCGGCCCTGGGACAGCCAGAGGCCGCTGCTTGATTCCTCCTCCCGTCGCGACTGGCAAAGCGTTGACGAGGTCGAGAGCCGAAGCGAGGGTGGGGAGCGGCGCCTGACACAGGCCGCCCGAACTGCGCGGCCGGCCGGCGGAGAGGCCGGCCACAGCACCCGGGAGTGCTTGGCCCTCGCCGAGGAGTATGCGGCCTGCGCGGCACCGTCCGACGAGCGCCCGTCGGTGGCCGAGGCGGCGGAACTCATCCGCAAGGCCGCGGCGGCGAGGAGTGGGTGGAAAGGCATTCTCGCGCGGTGTGCCCCAGTCGCACGGGATGTGACGCGTGTCGCAGCAGAAGGAGGCCTTTCCATTGGCCGGTGAGGAGCTGTCGCGTCTTTCGTGTGAATCCCCGCTCCTCCGCGTCGACTGCGCGTCTGGCCTGAGGAGTGGTAATCCTCCTCGGCGGTTGTTACGCCAATGCGCTGGGCCTGCTCACCGCGCAGCCGACAGCGCGTGAAGGGCAGCGCTTCACACATGAAGAGACTTCTTCGTCGTCGCGTTTCGCAGTCATTTCCGAAAACGCAACAGGGCATTCCCGGCCAAGCATCTCTGGCGCCGTCCATCGAGGCAGCACTTCGCACGGCGATTCGCCGGGAGGCCCCGGGCCCCGTGGCCTCGCTCGCAGCGGCCCTGAGCCGCCTGGCGAACCGGCTTGCCCGAGAGCCGAAGCAGGCCCAGCCGGCGCGCACAGGCCGCGACACGGGGCCAGCAGTGGCGGCCGAGCCCGTCCCGCCCCCTGTGGAGGCCGCCCCGCCCGCCGCTGCGGCTCCCGCCCCCACGGCCCGGGCCTGCGCCGTCATCGGCTGCAGGCGGCCTCACCGCAGCCAGGGCTACTGCGCGGCCCACTACCAGAAGCGGCGCCTCATGGTGGCCACCGGCCGCCTCCACACGGCCTGGGTGGAAGGCGCGGCACCCCACAGCATCCCCGACGTCATCCTCACGCGCGGGCGCCGGCCGAAGGCCGAGGCTACGCAGCCTTCGGCAACGGCGCCCTCCCCCGCCCCAACGCCGAAGGTGTGGGTGCGGAAGAAGGGGCAAGGCGTGCTGCCTCTCGGCGCCGCGTTGGAAACCGCCGGCGTGGCCGTGGGCGCCCGCCAATCCCGCGAGAGCCCGGCAATGCCTCGGCGACACGCGTCCAGCCCAAGAGAGCGAGGAGTCTGAAATGACGGACATGCCAGCCGCCAACGAAGCGCCTCATCAGCGTTCTCGACATGTCACGTGGGGCACCCGCAGAACGCACCTCCCAGGGATGACGAATCGCGAGCGAGTGTGCTAGGCCGACAGGCATATGACACACGACGAAGCCCACAAGGCCTACCATCAAGCACTGGAACTTCGAAGGCAGGGACGGCTCGAGGAAGCTCTGGAATTGCTCCAACGCGCAGCTCCCGCGCTCTATGGCGACCCACGCGTGCCATACCATCTGGGCTTGACACTCCACGGCCTGGGACGCATCGACGAGGCCATGGATTCCTACCGGCGAGCGCTCGAAGTCGATCCGGACTACGCTTTTGCCTTGGGAAACCTGGGGGTCCTGCATTTGAAACGCAAGGAATACCAGGAGGCGCGTGAGCGCTTCGCACACGTATTGCGCCTCCGTCCTGATGATGCATTTCCTCACGGCAATATGGCCCTTGCCCTGGCGGGCCTCGGCCGCGTCCACGAAGCACTTGAATACTTTGAGCGAGCCACTGCGCTTGACGACCGCAACGCCAGCATCTTGACGGAGTACGGCCGCGCGCTGCTAGGTGCAGGAAGGCCCGCTGATGCCCTGGGTCGCTTCCAAAGTGCGGTGGAGCTGGAGCCGACGTCCGTCGAGGCACTCACGGGCATGGGCTATGTGTATGAAATAATGGGACAGCCCAAGAAGGCTGTGCCCTGGCTCGAACGAGCGCTCGTGCAGCAGCCGGACTATCGCCCCGCGGTGCAGACCATGGGATGCGCCCTCTTGCACCTGGGACGGGCCTCAGAGGCCATTTCCTGGTTTGACCAGTGCATCGCGCTCGCGCCCAAGGACTTCGAGGGCTATTATAACCGCGCATGCGCGCACGCAACACTTGCGAATTTCCAGGGCGCGCGGGCGGACCTTGAGCGAGTCATCCACCTTGCTCCTTCGGATGTCCGGAAGCACTTGAAGTCCGACAAGGACTTCTCTCCGTTCCACAAGGAGCCCTGGTTCATTGCGCTCACGTCTGAATGAAAGGAGTTAAGACTGGGCCATGGGCGGCCTGATGTGCGCGTCAAGGCTGCTTCAATACGGGTGTCATTGGCGGGTGAGCGACGAACATAATGGGCCCGAAAATGGGAGCAGAGCACTCATTC contains:
- a CDS encoding tetratricopeptide repeat protein encodes the protein MTHDEAHKAYHQALELRRQGRLEEALELLQRAAPALYGDPRVPYHLGLTLHGLGRIDEAMDSYRRALEVDPDYAFALGNLGVLHLKRKEYQEARERFAHVLRLRPDDAFPHGNMALALAGLGRVHEALEYFERATALDDRNASILTEYGRALLGAGRPADALGRFQSAVELEPTSVEALTGMGYVYEIMGQPKKAVPWLERALVQQPDYRPAVQTMGCALLHLGRASEAISWFDQCIALAPKDFEGYYNRACAHATLANFQGARADLERVIHLAPSDVRKHLKSDKDFSPFHKEPWFIALTSE
- a CDS encoding SMI1/KNR4 family protein produces the protein MLAFMERWKPGSTQGFVPATADQIAALAKPHGGLNALPRVYREFLETMGASTGSLRLTFGTTSISALLEDREDTQRERPDPRRYLKIAIGEDLPEDRYPDEFLELAHPTSDRWDAAICRIHEDALVRGENTPKRPFQTFSDWLRAIAVSRVAFEADPQNQTQSYGLGEKPEAVARAYEFFARLGFSFTELGASPSVIPLEHRDCGAIVLLSAPSSWLPSTGVELRARDKTQQRILEEVISDHKAELSGG